In Grus americana isolate bGruAme1 chromosome 4, bGruAme1.mat, whole genome shotgun sequence, one genomic interval encodes:
- the NOCT gene encoding nocturnin — protein MYQSPVRCLCSALPALCCAPASASLLLPPRPRAPPPPLGPAAPRATAAAAAAGGPPAPGPPPRTVCSMGNSTSRLYSALAKTLSSSAVSQHQNCLEQPDLAQLDPIDPKDLLEECQIVLQKRPPRFQRDFVDLKKNATSNHRPIRVMQWNILAQALGEGKDNFVQCPMEALKWEERKCLILEEILAYKPDILCLQEVDHYFDTFEPLLSRLGYQCTFFPKPWSPCLDVEQNNGPDGCALFFLKDRFELINSANIRLTAMKLKTNQVAIAQTLKCNETGRLFCIAVTHLKARTGWERFRSAQGCDLLQNLKSITQGAKIPLIICGDFNAEPTEEVYREFSNSSLNLNSAYKLLSPDGQSEPPYTTWKIRPSGECRHTLDYIWYSQHALNVNSALGLLTEEQIGPNRLPSFNYPSDHLSLVCDFSFNQDPDRLL, from the exons ATGTACCAGAGCCCCGTGCGCTGCCTCTGCTCGGCGCTGCCCGCCCTCTGCTGCGCCCCCGCCTCGGCCTCCCTTCTCctgccgccgcggccccgcgcccccccgccgcccctcggccccgccgccccgcgggcaacggcagcagcagcagcggcgggcggcccccccgccccggggccgccgccccGCACAG tgtgTTCCATGGGAAACAGCACCAGCCGGCTCTACAGCGCGCTCGCCAAGACGCTGAGCAGCAGTGCCGTGTCCCAGCACCAGAACTGCCTGGAGCAGCCAGActtggcacagctggatcctaTAGACCCCAAGGATTTGCTGGAGGAATGTCAGATTGTTCTGCAGAAACGGCCACCCCGGTTTCAGAGGGACTTTGTGGACCTGAAGAAAAACGCCACCAGTAACCACCGTCCGATTCGGGTCATGCAGTGGAACATCCTTGCCCAAG CTCTCGGAGAAGGCAAAGACAACTTTGTTCAGTGCCCCATGGAAGCTCTGAAGTGGGAAGAGAGGAAGTGCCTCATCCTGGAGGAAATCCTCGCATACAAGCCTGACATCTTGTGCCTGCAAGAAGTCGACCACTACTTTGACACCTTTGAGCCACTCCTCAGCCGACTCGGCTACCAGTGTACTTTCTTCCCAAAGCCGTGGTCCCCGTGCCTAGACGTGGAGCAGAACAACGGGCCGGATGGCTGCGCCTTGTTTTTCCTCAAAGACCGTTTTGAGCTCATCAACAGTGCTAACATCCGGCTAACCGCCATGAAGCTGAAGACCAACCAAGTGGCCATAGCTCAGACGCTGAAGTGCAATGAAACTGGAAGACTGTTCTGCATTGCTGTCACTCACCTGAAAGCCCGTACTGGCTGGGAGAGGTTTCGGTCTGCGCAAGGCTGCGATCTTCTTCAGAACCTGAAGAGCATTACCCAAGGTGCAAAGatccctctgatcatctgcGGAGACTTCAACGCGGAGCCAACTGAGGAGGTCTACAGAGAGTTTTCCAACTCCAGCCTCAACTTAAACAGTGCGTACAAGCTGCTGAGCCCTGACGGGCAGTCGGAGCCCCCGTACACCACCTGGAAGATCCGGCCCTCAGGAGAGTGCCGGCACACGCTGGATTATATCTGGTATTCCCAGCATGCCTTGAATGTGAACTCAGCCCTGGGCTTGCTGACTGAAGAGCAAATTGGGCCCAATAGGCTGCCATCATTCAATTACCCTTCTGATCACCTGTCACTGGTGTGTGACTTTAGTTTTAATCAAGACCCGGACAGACTGCTGTAA